In a genomic window of Sphingomonas lutea:
- a CDS encoding MFS transporter: MHDSLHLVRTRRFLPIFVTQFLGAFNDNLFRTAMVMLVIYGIYGDAEQEATFSAIAGGLFIAPFFLLSALSGQLADAHDKARIVRIVKTAEILIMIFGAAGLLLHNIPLLLAALTAMGVHSTFFGPIKYAILPQHLESDEVLGGTGLVEAGTYIAILGGTILGGILVLQNPDGSYHAEWAAVGVLVVAVLGRIAGGFVPPAPPVDEPEVEGFPKRGMDWHIVRASIRLVSATMHVRRLFLAVLSISFFWAMGAVLAAQFPPLVKNSLGADQTVATLFLAVFSVGVAVGSVFVNWLLKGQVAARYSPISALFMGVFVLDLFRRVRSWPVSGGELQSISAFFTMPNSWMVLVDLLGVAIAGGMFVVPLYAFLTTTVPKSETARTIAANNIVNSGAMVVATGILAVAIGFFEITVADSLLIVALASVVAAWLGWKLHQACDC; encoded by the coding sequence GTGCACGATTCCCTTCACCTCGTGCGAACGCGGCGCTTCTTGCCGATCTTCGTCACGCAATTCCTCGGCGCGTTCAACGACAATCTGTTCCGCACCGCGATGGTGATGCTGGTGATCTACGGCATCTACGGCGATGCCGAGCAGGAGGCCACGTTCAGCGCGATTGCCGGCGGGCTGTTCATCGCGCCCTTCTTCCTGCTGTCCGCGCTGTCGGGCCAGCTTGCCGACGCCCATGACAAGGCCCGGATCGTGCGGATCGTGAAGACCGCCGAAATCCTGATCATGATCTTCGGCGCAGCAGGCTTGCTGCTCCACAACATCCCCCTGCTGCTCGCAGCCCTGACGGCGATGGGCGTCCATTCGACCTTCTTCGGGCCGATCAAATACGCCATCCTGCCTCAGCATCTGGAAAGCGACGAGGTGCTCGGCGGAACCGGGCTGGTCGAGGCCGGAACCTACATCGCCATCCTCGGCGGGACGATCCTGGGCGGCATCCTTGTCCTGCAGAATCCGGATGGCAGCTACCATGCCGAATGGGCGGCGGTCGGCGTACTGGTCGTCGCCGTTCTTGGGCGGATTGCGGGCGGCTTCGTCCCGCCCGCTCCGCCAGTCGATGAGCCAGAGGTCGAGGGCTTCCCCAAGCGCGGCATGGACTGGCACATCGTGCGCGCATCGATCCGCCTGGTCAGCGCGACGATGCATGTCCGGCGGCTGTTTCTTGCGGTGCTGTCGATCAGCTTTTTCTGGGCGATGGGCGCGGTGCTCGCCGCGCAATTCCCGCCGCTGGTCAAGAACAGTCTTGGCGCCGACCAGACCGTCGCGACGCTGTTCCTCGCGGTCTTCTCGGTTGGCGTGGCGGTCGGGTCGGTGTTCGTGAACTGGCTGCTCAAGGGCCAGGTGGCGGCGCGCTATTCCCCCATCTCGGCGCTGTTCATGGGCGTCTTCGTCCTCGACCTGTTCCGGCGGGTGCGCAGCTGGCCGGTGAGCGGTGGCGAGCTCCAGTCGATCAGCGCGTTCTTCACCATGCCCAACAGCTGGATGGTGCTGGTCGACCTGCTCGGCGTGGCGATCGCCGGCGGCATGTTCGTCGTGCCGTTGTACGCCTTCCTCACCACGACCGTGCCCAAGTCGGAAACGGCGCGGACCATCGCCGCCAACAACATCGTCAATTCGGGCGCGATGGTCGTGGCGACGGGCATCCTGGCGGTCGCCATCGGCTTTTTCGAGATTACGGTGGCGGACAGCCTGCTGATCGTCGCCCTCGCCAGCGTGGTCGCCGCCTGGCTCGGCTGGAAGCTGCACCAGGCCTGCGATTGCTGA
- a CDS encoding leucyl aminopeptidase, with protein sequence MRLMFAAALLACSLSLPSGAWAERPFAFVGSVPAQGAALVLPMQSKGDVARLAQAVDAPTLAAVDRALTADKFEFTEGSTLVLRGIGPWSRVVVIGAGTAPATSKTLQDIGGIAAQQTNDVDGPVTVIANHLPAVNRATAASDIAVGARLGGYSFDKYKYADPAKPKPAGQNAPMNIVAAPGSEAAFASSGRALVDGVLFSRDLIREPANVIFPQSFVERTRAAFRGVPNVTIEVFDEAQMQRSGMGSILSVGKGSARPPRMLLVRYRGASGAPLVALAGKGITFDSGGISLKPGNGMWAMKGDMAGAAGVVGTVLSLAKSRAPVDVVAIAALAENMPGGSATRPGDVVRAYNGKSIEILNTDAEGRLVLADAVSYAERNLRPAVIVDVATLTGAVSTALGDEYAGLFTRNDALAAQLTAAGAATGEELWRLPLHPNYAKDMKSDIADIKNVVEGGAPGAGFGAHFIGYFVETTPWAHLDIAGVDSRGSSLPTVPEGLSGFGVRLLDRFVRDYRPVAAPSATMDK encoded by the coding sequence ATGCGTCTGATGTTCGCCGCGGCGTTGCTTGCCTGTTCGCTATCTTTGCCGTCCGGAGCGTGGGCTGAGCGACCCTTCGCCTTCGTTGGCAGCGTCCCTGCCCAGGGCGCGGCGCTGGTGCTGCCGATGCAAAGCAAGGGCGATGTCGCGCGCCTGGCACAGGCCGTGGACGCGCCCACGTTGGCCGCGGTCGATCGCGCGCTGACCGCGGACAAGTTCGAATTCACGGAGGGCAGCACCCTGGTGCTGCGCGGCATCGGGCCGTGGAGCCGGGTCGTCGTCATCGGCGCCGGGACCGCACCCGCGACCTCGAAGACGCTGCAGGACATCGGCGGCATCGCGGCGCAGCAGACGAACGATGTCGACGGTCCCGTGACGGTGATCGCCAACCACCTGCCGGCGGTGAACCGGGCGACGGCGGCGTCGGACATTGCGGTCGGTGCGCGGCTCGGCGGCTACAGCTTCGATAAATATAAGTACGCCGACCCGGCCAAGCCCAAGCCCGCGGGTCAGAACGCACCGATGAACATCGTCGCCGCGCCCGGATCCGAAGCGGCGTTCGCAAGCAGCGGCCGCGCGCTTGTCGACGGCGTCCTATTCTCGCGCGACCTGATCCGTGAGCCTGCCAACGTCATTTTCCCGCAAAGCTTCGTCGAGCGCACGCGGGCGGCGTTCCGCGGCGTGCCGAACGTGACGATCGAGGTGTTCGACGAAGCCCAGATGCAGCGCAGCGGCATGGGCTCAATCCTCAGCGTCGGCAAAGGCTCGGCGCGTCCACCGCGCATGCTGCTCGTCCGCTATCGCGGCGCTTCGGGCGCCCCGCTTGTCGCGCTGGCGGGCAAGGGCATCACCTTCGATTCGGGCGGCATTTCGCTGAAGCCGGGCAACGGCATGTGGGCGATGAAGGGCGACATGGCTGGCGCCGCCGGGGTCGTCGGCACGGTGCTGAGCCTGGCCAAGTCGCGTGCCCCCGTCGACGTGGTCGCCATCGCCGCCCTGGCAGAGAACATGCCGGGCGGGTCGGCGACGCGTCCCGGCGACGTGGTGCGCGCCTATAATGGCAAGAGCATCGAGATCCTCAACACCGATGCGGAAGGCCGGCTCGTGCTGGCGGATGCCGTCTCTTACGCCGAACGCAACCTGCGCCCGGCCGTCATTGTCGACGTCGCGACCCTGACCGGCGCGGTGTCGACGGCGCTGGGCGATGAATATGCCGGCCTCTTCACGCGCAACGATGCGCTTGCCGCGCAACTGACGGCGGCTGGCGCAGCGACGGGCGAAGAATTGTGGCGCCTGCCGCTTCACCCCAATTACGCCAAAGACATGAAGTCGGATATCGCGGACATCAAGAATGTCGTCGAAGGCGGTGCCCCCGGCGCTGGCTTCGGCGCGCACTTCATCGGCTATTTCGTGGAAACGACGCCTTGGGCGCACCTCGACATCGCCGGCGTGGATTCGCGAGGGTCGTCCCTGCCGACCGTTCCTGAAGGCTTGTCGGGGTTCGGCGTGCGCCTGCTCGACCGCTTCGTGCGCGACTATCGCCCGGTCGCGGCGCCGTCAGCGACCATGGACAAGTAG
- the pgsA gene encoding CDP-diacylglycerol--glycerol-3-phosphate 3-phosphatidyltransferase: MLTLPNLLTLSRILAVPILVFLLWKPAPWDYLITFVLYCIVGITDYFDGYLARAQGKISRLGQFLDPIADKIMVAAVLVMLMASRKADGADPIIQNWAVIPALVILLREITVSGLREYLAELKVLVPVSALAKWKTTFQLVALGALILGGAFPDQPWVHQVGVVSLWAAAALTLVTGYDYLRIGLKHMD, translated from the coding sequence ATGCTGACACTGCCCAACCTTCTCACCCTGTCGCGCATCCTGGCAGTGCCGATCCTCGTCTTCCTGCTGTGGAAGCCGGCGCCGTGGGATTATCTGATCACCTTCGTGCTCTACTGCATCGTCGGGATCACCGATTATTTCGACGGCTATCTGGCCCGCGCGCAGGGCAAGATTTCGCGGCTTGGCCAGTTCCTCGATCCCATCGCCGACAAGATCATGGTCGCCGCGGTGCTCGTCATGCTGATGGCCAGCCGCAAGGCCGACGGCGCAGACCCGATCATCCAGAATTGGGCGGTGATCCCGGCGCTCGTCATCCTGCTGCGCGAAATCACGGTCTCCGGACTGCGCGAGTACCTCGCCGAGCTGAAGGTGCTCGTCCCGGTCAGCGCGCTCGCCAAATGGAAGACGACATTTCAGCTCGTCGCGCTCGGCGCGCTGATCCTCGGCGGCGCGTTCCCGGACCAACCCTGGGTGCATCAGGTCGGGGTGGTCAGCCTGTGGGCCGCCGCGGCGCTGACACTGGTCACCGGCTACGATTATCTGCGGATCGGCCTCAAGCACATGGACTGA
- the katG gene encoding catalase/peroxidase HPI, producing the protein MDAKTGEMGGCPMGHGDGGVRALLGRTNRDWWPEMLATEILNPNGATNPYGEEFNYAEAFNALDYDALKADLKALMTDSQPWWPADYGHYGPFFIRMAWHAAGTYRTADGRGGANSGQQRFAPLDSWPDNGNLDKARRLLWPIKQKYGKNISWADLFILAGNVAIEDMGGPVFGFGGGRADVFEPERDIYWGSEDKWVNQGVQTRIAPEHGMHELEGPLAAIQMGLIYVNPEGPGGNPDPLLSARDMKATFERMAMNHEETVALTAGGHTFGKAHGNGDPSTLGHAPAGSDLVAQGFGWVSGEEHGGIGEHTVTSGIEGSWVNTPTQWSENYFRLLLDYEYELVKSPAGAQQWQPINQREEDMAPAAWDPNKKVPTMMTTADMALKVDPEFRVISEKFRNDHEAFKDAFARAWFKLTHRDMGPKARYLGPEVPAEDLIWQDPVPAGTMPSDAEVAAVKAKIADSGLTVSQLIKTAWASASTYRKSDHRGGANGARVALEPQRNWEVNEPDMLAKVIDTLNGLRGNMSLADAIVLGGVVGLEKAGAAGVPFTGGRGDATQDQTDAESFAVMEPEADAFRNYVGKKKLAVKTEEMMLDRASLLGLSVPEMVVLIGGLRVLGANHGERGHGHFTNRSGQLTNDFFVNLLDMTNVWKSVEGSDDQEYVATDRAEGKERWRATRADLIFGSNSELRAICEVYAEKGGQERFVTDFVKAWTKVMNADRFDLPQNKQSNTPVGVAEPALAE; encoded by the coding sequence ATGGACGCGAAGACTGGTGAGATGGGCGGCTGCCCGATGGGCCACGGCGATGGCGGGGTCCGCGCGCTGCTCGGCCGCACCAACCGCGACTGGTGGCCGGAAATGCTGGCGACGGAAATCCTCAACCCGAACGGGGCGACCAACCCGTATGGCGAAGAATTCAACTATGCCGAGGCGTTCAACGCGCTCGACTATGACGCCCTCAAGGCCGATCTCAAGGCGCTGATGACCGACAGCCAGCCGTGGTGGCCGGCCGATTACGGGCATTACGGCCCCTTTTTCATTCGCATGGCTTGGCACGCCGCTGGCACTTACCGCACCGCGGACGGCCGCGGCGGCGCCAATAGCGGTCAGCAGCGCTTCGCACCGCTCGACAGCTGGCCCGACAACGGCAACCTCGACAAGGCCCGGCGCCTTTTGTGGCCGATCAAGCAGAAGTACGGCAAGAACATCAGCTGGGCCGACCTTTTCATCCTCGCCGGCAATGTCGCGATTGAGGACATGGGCGGGCCGGTGTTCGGCTTCGGCGGCGGCCGCGCCGACGTGTTCGAGCCGGAACGCGACATCTACTGGGGCTCGGAAGACAAATGGGTCAACCAGGGGGTGCAGACGCGCATCGCGCCCGAACATGGCATGCATGAGCTGGAAGGTCCGCTGGCCGCGATCCAGATGGGCCTCATCTACGTCAACCCCGAAGGGCCGGGCGGCAATCCCGATCCGCTCCTGTCGGCGCGCGATATGAAGGCGACCTTCGAACGCATGGCGATGAACCATGAGGAAACGGTTGCGCTGACCGCCGGCGGCCACACCTTCGGCAAGGCGCATGGCAACGGCGACCCGTCGACGCTCGGCCACGCGCCGGCCGGCAGCGATCTTGTCGCGCAGGGCTTCGGCTGGGTCAGCGGCGAGGAACATGGCGGCATTGGCGAGCATACCGTCACCAGCGGTATCGAGGGCAGCTGGGTGAACACGCCGACGCAGTGGAGCGAGAATTATTTCCGCCTGCTGCTCGATTATGAATATGAACTGGTGAAGTCGCCCGCGGGCGCACAGCAGTGGCAGCCGATCAACCAGCGCGAAGAGGACATGGCGCCGGCGGCATGGGACCCGAATAAGAAGGTCCCGACGATGATGACCACGGCCGACATGGCACTGAAGGTCGATCCGGAATTTCGCGTGATCAGCGAGAAATTCCGCAACGACCATGAAGCGTTCAAGGATGCCTTCGCCCGCGCCTGGTTCAAGCTGACCCACCGCGACATGGGGCCCAAGGCCCGCTACCTCGGCCCCGAAGTCCCGGCGGAAGACTTGATCTGGCAGGATCCCGTCCCCGCCGGCACCATGCCGTCGGACGCGGAGGTCGCCGCCGTGAAGGCGAAGATCGCCGATAGCGGTCTGACCGTCAGCCAGTTGATCAAGACCGCCTGGGCGTCGGCGAGCACCTATCGCAAGTCCGACCATCGTGGTGGCGCCAATGGCGCACGCGTCGCGCTCGAGCCGCAGCGCAATTGGGAGGTCAATGAGCCGGACATGCTGGCCAAGGTGATCGACACGCTGAACGGCCTTCGCGGCAACATGTCGCTGGCCGATGCCATCGTGCTCGGCGGCGTGGTCGGCTTGGAGAAAGCGGGTGCGGCCGGCGTGCCCTTTACCGGCGGTCGCGGCGACGCGACGCAGGATCAGACCGACGCCGAAAGCTTTGCGGTCATGGAGCCCGAGGCCGACGCGTTCCGCAACTATGTCGGCAAGAAGAAGCTGGCGGTGAAGACCGAAGAGATGATGCTCGATCGCGCCAGCCTGCTCGGCCTGTCGGTGCCCGAAATGGTGGTCCTGATCGGCGGGCTTCGCGTGCTCGGCGCCAACCATGGCGAGCGCGGCCACGGCCACTTCACCAACCGTTCGGGGCAACTCACCAACGACTTCTTCGTCAACCTGCTCGACATGACCAATGTTTGGAAGTCGGTCGAAGGATCGGACGATCAGGAATATGTCGCGACCGACCGGGCGGAGGGCAAGGAGCGCTGGCGCGCGACCCGCGCCGACCTCATCTTCGGGTCGAACAGTGAGCTTCGAGCAATCTGCGAAGTCTATGCCGAAAAAGGAGGGCAGGAGCGGTTCGTGACGGACTTCGTCAAGGCCTGGACCAAGGTCATGAATGCCGATCGCTTCGATCTTCCGCAGAACAAGCAGTCCAACACGCCAGTCGGCGTCGCCGAGCCCGCGCTCGCCGAATAG
- a CDS encoding hydrogen peroxide-inducible genes activator: MTVHQPTIKQLQYLVALHEHGHFGRAAEACYVTQSTLSAGLRELENLLGVTLVERTRRVVRFTALGEKVAKKAVRVLRESEELAELARAEGQPLHGELRMGVIPTIAPFLLPAMLPHLRREWPSLKLYLREEPSQSACEALHRGQLDCVLLALPYGCGEVESETLFDDPLYVAFPRGEAPSGASVDVDAIDEGRMLLLEDGHCLKDHALSACNRPDLRAHAAMMGTSLHTLVQMVDNGLGLTFIPAMAIDAGILDGTRVDARPLRSDQGYRRIALIWRRSSAREREFRLLATTLRRIATDLSAAPAEPQAIHEPV; encoded by the coding sequence ATGACCGTCCACCAGCCGACCATCAAGCAGCTGCAATATCTCGTGGCATTGCACGAGCACGGCCATTTCGGTCGCGCCGCCGAGGCCTGTTACGTGACCCAATCGACCCTGTCGGCGGGCCTGCGCGAGCTGGAGAATCTGCTGGGCGTGACCCTGGTCGAGCGAACGCGGCGCGTGGTCCGCTTCACTGCGCTTGGCGAGAAGGTGGCGAAGAAGGCGGTGCGCGTGCTGCGCGAGAGCGAGGAACTGGCCGAGCTTGCCCGCGCCGAGGGCCAGCCGCTGCATGGCGAGCTGCGCATGGGCGTCATCCCGACAATCGCGCCGTTCCTTCTGCCGGCGATGCTGCCGCACCTGCGCCGCGAGTGGCCGAGCCTCAAGCTCTACCTGCGCGAGGAGCCGAGCCAGTCGGCGTGCGAGGCGCTGCACCGTGGCCAGCTCGACTGCGTGCTGCTCGCTTTGCCCTACGGCTGCGGCGAGGTGGAATCGGAGACGTTGTTCGACGACCCGCTCTACGTCGCCTTTCCACGCGGCGAAGCGCCAAGCGGCGCAAGCGTCGATGTCGATGCGATTGACGAGGGGCGCATGCTGCTGCTCGAGGACGGGCATTGCCTGAAGGACCATGCGTTGTCGGCGTGCAACCGTCCCGACCTTCGCGCCCATGCGGCGATGATGGGCACCTCACTCCACACGCTGGTGCAAATGGTCGATAATGGGCTCGGCCTTACCTTCATCCCCGCAATGGCGATCGATGCCGGCATCCTTGACGGGACGCGCGTCGACGCCAGGCCGCTGCGGTCCGACCAGGGCTATCGCCGCATCGCGCTGATCTGGCGGCGGTCGAGTGCGCGCGAGCGTGAGTTTCGGCTGCTTGCGACCACCTTGCGCCGGATCGCGACCGACCTTTCAGCGGCGCCTGCCGAGCCGCAAGCGATCCACGAACCGGTCTGA
- a CDS encoding sulfite exporter TauE/SafE family protein has translation MVDGALGMAYGQISSTLLINMGVPPAAASAGVHTAETFTTAVSGISHVAHRNVDWRLFARIVIPGMIGGILGAYVLTQIHADTARPIVLSYLTLLGLYLFYRGVMHRHTEKRPRVVEPLGLVGGFLDAGGGGGWGAIVTSNLLVQGGNPRKTIGTVNTAEFFLTVTISATFILAMGWEAFTVATVGLLIGGVLAAPFGAMIAKRVNPDLLLTFVGAIVTLTSGYALYRALA, from the coding sequence TTGGTCGATGGCGCGCTGGGGATGGCCTATGGCCAGATTTCGAGCACTCTGCTGATCAACATGGGCGTGCCCCCGGCGGCAGCGTCGGCCGGCGTGCATACGGCCGAGACCTTTACCACCGCGGTGTCAGGCATCAGCCATGTCGCGCACCGCAACGTGGATTGGCGGCTGTTCGCGCGGATTGTCATCCCGGGGATGATCGGCGGGATCCTCGGTGCTTACGTGCTGACGCAGATCCACGCCGACACGGCGCGCCCGATCGTGCTCAGCTACCTCACTTTGCTTGGGCTCTACCTGTTCTACCGCGGCGTGATGCACCGCCACACGGAGAAGCGGCCGCGCGTGGTCGAGCCACTCGGGCTGGTCGGCGGCTTTCTCGATGCCGGCGGCGGCGGCGGATGGGGCGCCATCGTCACCTCCAACCTGCTCGTCCAGGGCGGCAACCCGCGCAAGACGATCGGCACTGTCAACACCGCAGAATTCTTCCTGACCGTCACGATTTCGGCGACCTTCATCCTCGCCATGGGGTGGGAAGCGTTCACGGTGGCGACGGTTGGCCTGCTGATCGGCGGAGTTCTGGCGGCGCCGTTCGGGGCGATGATCGCAAAGCGGGTCAACCCGGACCTGCTGCTGACCTTCGTCGGCGCGATCGTCACGCTGACCAGCGGATACGCGCTCTATCGCGCGCTGGCGTAA
- the cysE gene encoding serine O-acetyltransferase, producing the protein MPSGLIAYLDSVKSRDPAARSRWDVLFYPGVWALGLHRVAHWLWEGHLFFVARLVNHLARFLTSIDIHPGAKIGARFFLDHGFSVIGESAEIHDDVTIYQHVTLGGTNPTTGVGGKRHPTICSGVVIGSGAQVLGPIEVGEGAKIGANSVVTKDVPASATVVGIPAKPVPVDTVHYSPGFLPYGTPCGEDVDPARLRVAELERELDDLRKEVAALSAERQPRPKVKSA; encoded by the coding sequence TTGCCCTCAGGCCTGATTGCCTATCTCGACTCGGTGAAGTCGCGGGATCCCGCGGCGCGGTCGCGCTGGGACGTATTATTCTACCCTGGCGTCTGGGCGCTTGGGCTGCATCGCGTCGCGCACTGGCTGTGGGAAGGGCATTTGTTCTTCGTCGCCCGGCTGGTGAACCACTTGGCGCGTTTCCTGACCAGCATCGATATCCACCCCGGCGCGAAGATCGGCGCGCGCTTTTTCCTCGACCACGGTTTCAGCGTGATCGGCGAAAGCGCCGAGATCCACGACGACGTCACCATCTACCAGCATGTCACGCTGGGGGGCACCAACCCGACCACGGGCGTCGGCGGCAAACGCCACCCGACCATATGTTCCGGCGTGGTGATCGGTTCGGGCGCGCAGGTGCTGGGCCCCATCGAGGTCGGCGAGGGCGCCAAGATCGGCGCCAATTCGGTCGTCACCAAGGATGTCCCGGCAAGCGCGACGGTGGTCGGCATCCCTGCCAAGCCAGTGCCCGTCGACACCGTCCATTACAGCCCGGGCTTCCTGCCCTACGGCACGCCCTGCGGTGAGGATGTAGATCCCGCGCGCCTGCGCGTCGCCGAGCTCGAGCGCGAGCTCGACGATTTACGCAAGGAGGTCGCGGCGCTCAGCGCCGAGCGGCAGCCGCGGCCGAAGGTGAAGTCCGCTTGA
- a CDS encoding DUF2794 domain-containing protein, giving the protein MSVVAPFPPPWDRRPIATFDRNEFTRILDLYGRMVAAGHWRDYALRIDPDVAVFAAYRRHSERPEVRIEKRPALRLKQGAFALVGEHGAVLKRGQELGGVLAPLERRLMRLVG; this is encoded by the coding sequence TTGAGCGTCGTGGCGCCGTTCCCGCCACCTTGGGACCGGCGCCCCATCGCCACGTTCGACCGCAACGAATTCACGCGCATCCTCGATCTCTACGGGCGCATGGTCGCGGCCGGGCACTGGCGCGACTATGCGCTTCGCATCGATCCCGACGTCGCGGTCTTCGCCGCCTACCGTCGCCATTCCGAACGGCCCGAGGTCCGCATTGAAAAACGCCCCGCGCTTCGGCTGAAGCAGGGGGCGTTTGCCTTGGTCGGTGAACATGGCGCGGTGCTCAAGCGGGGCCAGGAGCTTGGTGGCGTCCTGGCTCCGCTCGAGCGCCGGCTTATGCGGCTGGTTGGCTAG
- a CDS encoding diacylglycerol/lipid kinase family protein has translation MPNTPLPKMAILIVNAASRRGAEVFDQVRDKLIAAGVELIDARAVKKPETLNDEVAAAIDRAPMVIVGGGDGTLSETIDEFLGKDTVFAFLPLGTANSFARTLGIPLDLDGAIDVIAHGSPRKVDLAAINGDYFLNNAALGLAPMVAETVPHGLKKSFGRLGYLLWAGWSAASFKAFRLKVEDGKKVRRFWATEARIANGRFHGGVELIENADLHSGEVVIQVVRGRSMFKLGWSYLSSALKLKSRGQQVCEIYGTKMRVSTRPRMRVSIDGELGPETPFEVSVRPDAVTVAGPTKAQDTSVTANPTEAAEPARAVQMQ, from the coding sequence ATGCCCAACACCCCGCTCCCCAAGATGGCGATCCTGATCGTCAACGCCGCCAGCCGCCGCGGGGCCGAGGTCTTCGACCAGGTCCGCGACAAGCTGATCGCCGCAGGTGTGGAATTGATCGATGCGCGTGCGGTCAAGAAGCCCGAGACGCTGAACGACGAAGTCGCGGCGGCGATCGATCGCGCACCGATGGTCATCGTCGGCGGCGGCGACGGGACGCTGTCGGAAACGATCGACGAATTTCTTGGCAAGGACACCGTCTTCGCCTTTCTGCCGCTGGGCACCGCGAACAGCTTTGCGCGCACGCTGGGCATTCCGCTCGATCTCGACGGGGCGATCGACGTCATCGCGCACGGCTCGCCGCGCAAGGTCGATCTGGCGGCGATCAACGGCGATTATTTCCTCAACAATGCGGCGCTCGGCCTTGCCCCCATGGTCGCGGAGACGGTTCCGCACGGCCTGAAGAAATCGTTCGGCCGGCTTGGCTATCTGCTGTGGGCAGGATGGTCGGCGGCCAGTTTCAAGGCGTTCCGGCTCAAGGTCGAAGACGGAAAGAAGGTTCGCCGATTTTGGGCAACTGAGGCGCGCATCGCCAATGGCCGCTTCCATGGCGGCGTCGAACTCATTGAAAACGCCGATTTGCACAGCGGCGAAGTGGTCATCCAGGTTGTGCGCGGGCGGAGCATGTTCAAGCTTGGCTGGAGCTACTTATCGAGCGCCCTGAAGCTCAAGTCGAGGGGCCAGCAGGTTTGCGAAATCTACGGCACGAAGATGCGCGTTTCGACGCGCCCCCGAATGCGCGTCTCGATCGACGGCGAGCTTGGGCCCGAGACGCCATTCGAGGTGAGCGTGCGCCCGGACGCGGTCACTGTCGCGGGTCCAACCAAGGCCCAGGACACGAGCGTGACGGCCAATCCGACCGAGGCTGCCGAACCCGCGCGCGCGGTCCAAATGCAATAA
- the hemB gene encoding porphobilinogen synthase, which produces MPACYPALRLRRGRSTPWMRDMLAEHRLHPSDLIWPLFICAGEGCAEPIAALPGVSRWTVDQLAKQARLAADAGIPCVALFPNTPQPLRSDDAREALNRDNLICRAIKTIKDAVPDIGVLTDVALDPYTSHGHDGLIDEAGNVVNDDTVAILADQALVQAEAGADIVAPSDMMDGRVAAIRAALEREGHCDVAIMAYAAKYASAFYGPFRDAVGSSGRLKGDKRGYQMNPANIDEALREVELDLAEGADMVMVKPGMPYLDVLARVKDAFGVPTFAYQVSGEYAMIEHAAAAGAGDRDALILETLLAFKRAGATGVLSYHALDAARLING; this is translated from the coding sequence ATGCCTGCTTGCTACCCCGCGCTGCGCCTCCGCCGTGGCCGATCGACCCCGTGGATGCGCGACATGCTGGCCGAGCACCGGCTGCATCCCAGCGACCTCATCTGGCCTTTGTTCATCTGCGCCGGGGAGGGGTGCGCGGAGCCGATTGCCGCGCTTCCGGGCGTCAGCCGCTGGACCGTTGATCAGCTGGCCAAGCAGGCGCGCCTGGCGGCGGATGCCGGCATTCCGTGCGTCGCCTTGTTCCCCAACACGCCGCAGCCGCTGCGCAGCGACGACGCGCGCGAGGCGCTCAACCGCGACAACCTCATCTGCCGGGCAATCAAGACGATCAAGGATGCGGTGCCGGACATCGGCGTGCTGACCGACGTCGCGCTCGACCCCTACACCAGCCACGGCCATGACGGTTTGATCGACGAAGCCGGCAACGTGGTCAATGACGATACCGTCGCGATCCTCGCCGACCAGGCACTTGTTCAAGCCGAAGCCGGGGCGGACATCGTCGCGCCGTCGGACATGATGGACGGCCGCGTCGCCGCGATCCGCGCCGCGCTCGAGCGCGAAGGCCATTGCGACGTCGCGATCATGGCCTACGCCGCCAAATATGCCTCGGCCTTCTATGGCCCGTTTCGCGATGCGGTGGGATCGAGCGGGCGGCTGAAGGGCGACAAGCGCGGCTACCAGATGAACCCAGCCAACATCGACGAGGCGCTGCGCGAGGTCGAGCTCGATCTCGCGGAGGGCGCCGACATGGTCATGGTCAAGCCCGGAATGCCCTATCTCGACGTGCTCGCGCGGGTGAAGGACGCGTTCGGCGTGCCCACCTTCGCTTACCAGGTGTCGGGGGAGTATGCGATGATCGAGCATGCCGCCGCCGCCGGGGCGGGCGACCGCGATGCGCTGATCCTGGAGACGCTGCTGGCCTTCAAGCGCGCCGGCGCAACGGGCGTTCTCAGCTACCACGCGCTTGACGCCGCGCGCCTCATCAATGGCTGA